One Glycine max cultivar Williams 82 chromosome 1, Glycine_max_v4.0, whole genome shotgun sequence genomic window, TGTTGAACTTGTTAGGATACAAAAGATTTTGTTTAGTCAAATTAGTTATTTTGGTTAATTGGATGGCTAAAGgcccaaaaattatatgttatagTTAGGGCTGCACTTTCTAGCTTGTGGTTCCCATTTTAGTTTCTCTTTTGTGGCTAATTTGGACTTTTTTCACTCCATTTTAGTATATGGGTACAACCACATCATAAATCCTTAGTTGTACCCATGTACTCTTATTCTATATTTAATTGAGTTTTCCAATGTTAGTCATTTAATCGTATCATTTTACTGTCTTTACTTTCATATTGTAATTAATCACTCTGATTTATAGTTGATTACTTGTGAGTTACCACCTTCTTGTAATTAATTGACCTGTAGAACGATAGACTTCATAAAACTTGCATGATCAAACTAGtgacatgaattttatttttgcaaaattctataatttatccttaattctaaattaaatcCCAAGTGAccatttaagaattaattttggGGGAAGAGTATTTCCAAACCTTGATCATAGATTGATAATTATCTTAAGAGGCAATTGGCAATTAATCATTAACTTAGGGTTAATTATAGTTAGAATTAGGCAAAATTAGGTACATGCAAATTCATAATTTGTGCTTGTCTTCATTCATACATTTCTTTCTCAGAAATTGTTGCTTagcttaatttatatttctttgacATAATTGGTAAACAATATCAAACACAAGACAAAATCCCCAAAATTGTTTAGTTTATGCaatttgaattatttaggaattcAACTAGTCTCTAGGGTATGATATCCGAGTTCACGATACTATTGCCTAGGGTACACTTGCCCTTGTACAACATTATTTTACACATCAACACCCCCCACTCCCTTTTCTCccttcttcattttcatcacAACCAAAATCCCAAATCTGCCTCCTATCAACCCCATTCATTCAATTGATCAATCTCCTTCACTAGTAGAGCTTGGATTTGCGACTTGGTAatctttttggtttcattttaaACCAATAAAATCACGACTCCATTGAGTCTctaacaacaaaatcatgattctattttgtttttatttttcgcAAAGAATAATGAAATTTTGGTTCTCTTGTATATATTATGCTAAGaactttttccttctttatgaatatacaaaatatgaattaaaaatgttttttttaggtATATGTAAtggattgaaatattttatttctgatGAAGTTACAATGCTTAGTGGTTGGGAAAATATGATTGATGCAAGCCAAAATGCTTTTTGTCATCCCATTTAAGCATATGGAATGCAAACAAATATAATGGTTTGAAAAGTCTAAATGAGGGAAATGAGTTTGTTAATTGTTTCACATTTTGGCCATGAACATTTTATTGGGATTtaggttctattttttttatcatttagtaAGTTGTTTATCAAACAAACTAATGGAAATAGATTTCATTGTATAAGTATACAATAAAATCTTTCTTTCTGGTGCATATATTTGGagtaaaaaaagttacaatagaaacacaattttgttttatattgtagaagtatataataaaatgatgTTTCATTATATATTGtgtgtgaaaaaataatatgatggaAATACAATTCCATTGTATACTTCTATAACAGAATCTTATTTATGTTACACATGTTCTTTTCAcctcaaacatatataatggAAATAAGATTTCATTGTACAAGtatacaacaaaatcatatttctattttatctgTCTTTTCCACCCCAAATATATGAAACGAAAATATGATTCCATTATATACTTTTACATTTGAATCATATATTTGTAGGAAGAATAATTTTGgaaatgagtaaaaaaaaaaaaaaccacccaCGTAAGTGGTGAAAATAGCAAAATGCTGTGTGAGAATAACAACCCTGTTCTCTACATTGTATTTCTGGGGCTTGGGCCTTTTTCTTTCTGTTGTTCACTTTAGAACTCTCAACGAAAAAACATTTCTGCCTAAATTTGTCATGTCCTTAATTAGTCTTGCCATTCTCTACAAAAGTTGTCTCTGAGCTATTCTTAAGTGCACTCTAATGCTGGTAATTTaagaaacttatttaaataagtatAGATAATTTCAATTATAGTGTTGGACTCGACTGATGGGATAATCACATGTATGCAAAGGTAGTCTATTTAAGTTACGATTGTATAATTGTGACAATTAGTTTGAttccttttttctattttataaaagaacaaagcaaaatttacactctttaattttaaaattgccGCTACTGCTGATTATAACTTatcgtaatcgattatcaaatcaaataaacacacCAGAAGTCCTTTTAATGATATGATAATTGATGACAATAAAATATATGGTAACACCATAGGTTATAGGTACactatgtaattgattaaaatagaagccttaaattaaaattcacttagttgtaattgattaaaatagaagccttaaattaaaattcacttagttgtaattgattacgactgtgtataatcgattaaaataacAAGGGTTCTACTTTTGGCCTAGCTCCCACAAGTGTTAATCAGTTAGAATCCATTGTAATTGATTCTTAGTGTGTAGCACAACAACTCCTACTTGGGCAaaactaaattttgtaaaagtaaCCCCCCTAATCCCGTCCTTTTTTAAACTGTGGTTATAATATAAACAACTTATcataatcaacaacaacaacaacaacgccttatcccactaggtggggtcggctacatggatcaacttccgccataatgttctatcaagtaccatacttctatccaaatcattaagccATTTTAATGATATAGTATATGATAACACCGCAAGTTCTAGGCTtattatgtaattgattaaaataaaaatcttaaattaaaattcacttgtaattgattagggctaactataatcgattacaataacaGGAGTTCAACTTTTAGCCTTAGCTCCCACTAGTGTCAATCAATTACAATCCATTGTAATCGATTCTTTATATGTTGCACAACTCCTACTTAGGCAAAAGTAAATTACTCCAGTGTGATCTACATCAAATCTCCAAAACAATTTTTAGGATTCCTCATTAAAAGAAATCACCCACCAAGAGATTCCCCACTCACAGTACCTCAAGATACCCCACTCAAGCTTTATCAACATAATCAAAATAACCtattacttttttgtttaaaaaataatctattacTTATACCACATAAAATTAGCCCAAGTGAATACAATATGAgatttttactttcaaaaaatgCTTTTCCGACGTTAATGTACCATACAAACTTTCTAAGATCAACCGACTCAAGCCATTATTTATCGGCAGATTATAACTAAACCACTCACAAGCCATAAAGCCATATCACTCAAGTCGAACATTTCCTGTTTTTaaagatttatatataaaatattaaaaacaacttttttttttcactttgatAATTTCTTATGCAAATCtttataaaaaccaaaatcaaagtgaaaacaaaatcatttttacaagtcttttttataaaataaaattaaataaaagcataGTAGTTTTCTCATATCAAGCAGAAACTTATAAGTTAAATGTCAGGTCTGACACAAGTATTTAAGAATagcataaataaacaaatataaccTTTGAATAAACTATTCATTAACATAATTATAGCACAATTAGAACAATCCGGGAAAGGTGGTAGTTCTCACCTCAGTATTTTACCAGCTACCTTGTATCTCAGAATTCAGACACAAGGTAAAATAACCATACATACACCGGATAAATTCAAGCAAAATATAGATTAAtcgacaaaaataaaatgtatagaattctattctataaaattatataacatgCACTGATGATCAGTCTTGGTAGAAGAAATTAGCTTAATCTGAAAGATTATGATCGGACATAGATACTATACCGTTTACAAGAACTTTTATAAGAGATATAACAATATTACAGTATCTTGTCCGCCATGAAACAGCATTATTCACTTCACATCTTGCCTTCGGCTTAGGGCCTGCCCCGCCTCAAGCTGCACGAAGGACATTTGTATTGCTTTATGCTTTCAGCTTTTGCAGGAGTAATCTTCACACATTTCCCATGGAACCACCTCTCACATATATCACAGCCAATCCAAAATTCATCGGCATTGTAGTTTCCGCCGCAGCTACCACAAAGGGTTTCACTGTGCTCATCCTCCTCTTCATAACCTTCATCTGCGAATTTTGGGTTGCTTTTAACTTGCCCATCACTTGATCTCTGCAGATAAATGAACAAGCAAGCATCATATAGCAGCATGGCAAGGTTTAGCCCACTACAATAGCTTTAATTCAATCTAGGAAGTATTTGCAACATGAAACAAAACACCATGATCAAAGGGTTTCTAAAATGCAGTCCATTTATTCACTCACATTGCAGTTTTCATGATCAtaagcaaatataaaaatataactgtgGTTACAACAGTGTGTAGATTCAGTACTTAGTTCCACAAAAAGATTAAGATCCGGAAACGCTAAGGCCTTcatatcaaaaaagaaaaaagaaactctaAGGCCTAGTTTAGTTTTTGACTGTACTCAAAGCAACTTCTGAAAGTTAACCATAAAAACAGCATTAAATAAACAAGTCAATGGTATCTTATTGTAGTTCTATGAACAAGTATTAATGTGTTTGATTTAGGATACAAACACCAAAGATAGAGAAAATATAGTCTAATAAGATCCGAAGGTATAATGATATTAATAGCTTTACTTACAAACTTTTAGGATGCACGAGCACAACCTAACCATGTCTAAGTATGAACCAACTAAATTCAGATGACCCCaccagaaaaaaataaaaaatagacaagTATCACCCACACACTAACACCAACACTGACCTTGGTGCTGCCCCTAGACTTGCTTCCACTATCTGCAGTGGGCTTGTCCTTTACTGGCTTCCTCTCTGTCACAACTTCAAAAACAGTAGGAAGATCATTGATCAAGCTAAATAAACGTTTCCTGCCATAAAGAATCAATGGAACCATCAATAGAAGGAGGGAGCAATATGCCCATTTCAGAGCAGCTTTTGAGGAAAATTGCTTCAGCAAAGAAAACCAATGAGAATGGGAATTCTATAAAGGAAAAACACCCAAGAACCAAAGCATATAATACACATATTCTcccatattaataatatattaaactcAGTTATTCCCTTAAGTATCTTTGGGGCCTACAGTCCCCGTAGCAGCTCACAATTGTAGGGGTTATAAACATGATTGCAGAAAGGTAAAGAACAAGTGATTTGAAATAATTGGTCTGGTAAAATTTAAACCTTAATTTGCAGAGGAAGCATTCAAACAGGCACACCGGCTATATCCCTGACCCTATCACAAACCTCAAGTTCATGATTAGTTTTCttgaattgttaattttttggatGCGAAGGGAATCTCTATTGATGTTACTGGGAAGATAACATTGCCTCAAGACACATTTTATTCAAGGAATGTACGAATGAAATAATCCAGAATCACAATAGAgcacaaaaaaaatcacatccatttccaattaattaaaaagccACCGTTTCTTCAATGCGTTCATccatgatgataatgatgcatTTCAGCAACAGTTACAATAACAAGCCCCATTTTTCAACATTTCACACAGCAGTTAGGCATTTGCATCATAGACACAGCTATAACCAACTTAAACTATCACCACATGCTTATACCTCAAACAAAGCTAGAAAGTACCTTTCGTTGCGGTTAAGACGAGCTCCAAGATAGAAGGCCACAGAGAGCAACCACGAATCACTGTGCACAGCAACCAGAGAAAGCCAGTCCCTGCGGTTCATGCCATCCCTAGCAAAATTGATTCCGAGTGCAGGCTCCGGAAGCTCTGGTGGAACTTCCTCTGCCGGCAAAGTCACCTCCCATGTTTCGTTTGGATGTCCATAGAGGCACAAGTTCTCCTTATCTTAAAACAAATACACGAGAAACATTGAActcaatgaaataaaataacaacaaaacctTATCTCACTAGGTGAGTTCGGCTATATGGATCACACAACATGAATCTACTTGGTTAAAAACAACACAatgaaacataataaataataatcatcaTAATAACTAACATATCATTTCCAAAAGCCCAAGTTCTCCTCATCTTTAAAAGGACCACACCAGAGAAACCGTGAACTCTACATACAACACAGAAATTCATAataatcatcataaaaaaaaccattattTCCAGCATGAATTTAATTCAACCAGTTAAGTGTCTATCAAACCTCACCCAAATCAAAATTCAGACCCCATTATGTCTGAGAAgaacacaaacaaacaaaccaaaTCCAAGTCAACCTTAACATTTTTACAATTTACCCGATCAACAAAACACATACAATGCTTAGCCAGTATAAACAGTGACCAACAACAAACAAACTAAGAATCCATTACCAGCTTATTACTGACGGAAAATTAGTTTGTTaatcaatttatatatgtattacaaacaaataatatatttttatatatgtttattttttaataacacaTGGCATGGGGATGGGACATGCTAAAGtttgactttattttatttatacattttttttccttcaaattcccataaaagaaaaagtcaaCCCGCACAATACACACAAAATTGGAAaactagaagaagaaaaaataatttcccAACGTAAAgtggaaaacaaaaacaaacgcaATTCAGATCCGTGGCCGCGCCGTACCTGGATCGCAGAGTCCGTAGAATTCATCCACATCTGAgagaacaaaaacagaaaaaatcaGAGCGTTCAGCGAAATtcgaaggaagaaaaaaaaagcgaagagagagagagagagagagagagaacgtcACCTTGAGAGAGAGCGCGAACGATGGCAGTTCTGCGGGCGGTGTAGTCCTTGAAGATCTCTTCGACTGTGCGGGGAGTCGAAGTCATTTCCATGAAAGTGAAAAGGGGAAGGGGAATTGAGATCTGAGAGAAGGTTCTAGAAGGCGCGGCGAGGGTGCGGGTGCGGGTGCAGGGAAGAAACCATGGGAAGGGATCGTAGGGATCGCGGGTGCATGTGATGCTGTAGTTAGGGAGAGGAGACAGAGGTGGGAATTTGGAGGGGGAAATTAAATAGAACGACAGACAGAGTGAAGGACTGTGTGTCTGCGTGTCTCTGTTAATAAAgctattattttacattattattgtatattatTAGATTTGGTTCATTTaagaaatgagtttttttaaaaaataaaataaagtcttaattttaaatttgtaaatgaataagttttttttttttaaataaaataaagtcttaattttgaatttgtaaatgaaataaacataTCAGAAGAGAAAATctcataaaaaatgattattcaattttgtcaacaaaaattattcattaacaCATGCATGTGTTGTGTGTAAAATGGAATAAAAAGAATAAGTATATTGAAGTAAAATATCAATGTTGGTATTTTAAATaggaacattttttttaaaaagatagtaaaaaataaaataaaataagaagtcTCGAGAAGTTAATTagaaaatagtaaatttttaaagctaaaaaacagactttttaattaacaaatcataagtcttttttatttacatGTGGATGAAATATATGTAAAGAATCAAAgcttaaaagaacaaaaagtcctgtaaaagaaaagaacaaattaaGTAAAGTTGAAAACAATTATGAGAGATGATGGGCTAAATATTATTCAGCAAGTCAGGCTAATAAATAGCCTCTACAACTGTTATAATAAACCAGAAAATGCAGCCCAAGTTTGCTACTACTGAACGCAATAAACAAACAAAGGAACCAATTAAACACTAAGCCTATCCTCTATTTAACAGGGATTATTAAAAcctgaaatgaaatgaaaatcctATCCTAACGGAACATAACCACTTATTtcatttcaatatatatatttccaaTAGAGAGACACAacaatagaaaatatatatattcctaaATATAAATTTGAGCTTAATTAATAACTGCATCAACTGCTTACGAAGTATAAACCAATAACTAAGAATTCATAAGTGAAAACACCATTGCTGTAAGCCTGTAACCTTATATGGGTTGTGCAGAAATTGTCTAAAGTTTCGACCTCCCTTAATCATGTAGCGCTCTAGTATATAATGTTTGCTTTCGTGTCTAATAtactatttcaaattttcaagaagaaagtaaTGTTAGAGttagattttaaatataaatatataattacctGGTATACATAATACATGATTACAGGTCTGGGGTTCAATTTATCTATAATTACGTATATCAACTCTAAAAGCAAACCTTCCTTTCCTTTGACTTTGaatgttatattaaatttcttGAAGCTCCATCTTATACCGTTTATGGGCCTTTCTTGATGCATTTCTTGATGCAGAATCTATGAttcgaagaagaaaaacaaatcgGCCCAAAAGAATAAGCCAAATTGGTTTTTCGTATTCAAACAATCTCTGACCTAGTGCTTCTTTCTCACCACTTTGCTTTGCCAAAAATCGAGATCTATAAGATTAACCGCGACTGTCTCATGCATGAGATCAAATTTGTTGTGCTCTTGAAtgatcaaattaaaacaaacatatatcAATACTAAGacatttaaattgattgaaaacaaaacaaaatggttGTAGCAAAATAGAAACGCAcaacaaaatattgataatttttaagcCAGTATACCTCAATAAGTCATCTCATCATTCACACTCCATTTCCAGTAATAAAAGGATGCAACTTTCCTCACCCCATTCCGAAAGTTGAAACTTTATAtacttattattgtttattacacTCGTTATGTGTCCCCTTTATATACTgtaaaatacataatatatatacttacttttattacattaacACACACAATACAGTAACATTCCTAAACAACTAATTTAGTCCTGTGTTCAACAACATTACATTTTAGTACATAATAAAATAGAGAATACACACAGAATTCAGGGGTTTCACTTTAAATGCACCATAGCCAGAGAAGAAGGGTCCGTAGAAGAAACCAGAGTAAGTATCAGAAGGGTTGAGAATGAACCAAGAAGAAGGGTCTATAGAAGAAGGCCTTGTGCATGTAGTGCGAAGGAAGCAGCGAGAAGTGCGACAACTCTTCGGCGGGTAGAGGGATGATGCAACGACCAACAGAGCGACGATGAGTTGTGCAGTGGTGGCTGGTGGTGGGTCGTGCGCCGTTTAGGATGAAATGAAGGGAAGGGAAAGGAAGAAGTAATCCCTTGCTGGACGGCTGCTCGAGTAGAGAGAAATAGGATTTGAAGGCACCAAATGAAAATGGTagaagagggagagagaaaaaggaggGGAGTTTTGGGGAAAATGGACTGCACACACGAGTAGGGAGGTGTAAGAGCAAGGGGAAAAAATTAAGGAGAGCAGTAAAATCTTTACGTGGGAGCAGTTTGTAACATCATGCATGTTATGGGTGGTTATATATGGGAgtgacagtttttttttatatttatttctgctttttttcttcaatttgtatccTTTTATTACACCTGAACTTGAAAGATATAAtaaggaattttaaaataattaagcaaCAAAGATGTCTAAGTAAAAGTGGAgaccaaaaataattttcaaataggGCATTCCCTTTTTCTGtatagattatattatattttaacccACATGATTGGTGCAATTGTGCAAAATTTCATGGGACAAGTAGCTGATCcaggatgaaaaataattttatattatattttatgatttgagattattttaatttaattaaagtttttgAGTACATGTAATGATCTAGCACCACTACATACTAACTTAAAATTAACAAAGTggaaaactttattttaatttatttatgaaaatatgtttaaacTTTTTGCATTTTCAAAAGCCAAAAGCTAAAAGCATCAACTTCAAGATAAAACTTTCATGTATACACGATCAACTAAATAAAATCAAGTGCCTCATGTCACTTCGATACACACACATAGCTCTTATGTATATCCTAGACTTTTGAGCTAGTCACTACtacaatttttagatttaacatcgcacgattaacattgattatttacaaaatcgatgttaacaaaaacgcggtgacatttttgtaaataattagacatagttaacatcggtttcggaaaaaccgatgttaagtactcgatattaacatcggttatttaaataaccaatgttactatggagtagttaacatcggttttggaaaaaccgatgttggtgTGTcgttgttaacatcagtttggtaaaaaccaatgttatggagttgattttaacatcgattttaagaaaactgatgttacctagttgatgttaacatcgattatttttaaaaaaccgatgttgttgtcattatatattaaaaatctgaAATTGCAGAACCCGCGTGCTcgaaccctatcgttcttcttctttctccttctgcctgagtTCGTCTTTGTCACAAACTGGCCtgcgcttccgtgactgcaaccacattgtggagttCGTCTCTGCCACTTATCgattgaggtacgtcctttcgttttaacattaggcgtttCTCGTTTTAACATTTTCTCGCTTTCGCAGGTTGAAGAAATctaggaaaggaaagagtccCGGAAAAGGTGGGAATCGATTTTGGAAGTGCATTGTGGTTCGCCTTAAGACTCCCAAggcgttcttcttctttctccttctgcccTAAGTTCGTCTTTGTCGCAAACTGGGCtgcgcttccgtgactgcaaccacattgtggagttggtctttgtggagttcgtgtctgccacttatcgattgaggtacatcctttcattttaacattaggcgttcctCGTTTTAACATTTTCTCACTTTCACAGGTTGAAGAAAACTACGAAaggaaaggggggggggggaagcgATTTTGGAAGTCCATTGTGGTTGGCTTTAAGCCTCCTAGGGAAGccatcgaaggtatgtctctgTTGTCAAGTTATgtctaaatatgaaaaaatataatgctTGAAATGGAGTATGGGTGTGAGATGCTAAAGTATATTGATTGCTTGCTCTTGTACTATTTGCATTGTGGGGATATAGTGCTAGATTTGTTATGGGAAATTCTTTGATAAACCTAAAACTCTATATGTCATCTTAAAACCTAAAACCTAATGGTGTGATTCTGTTGTGAGGATATGATAAACAGCCTGGGGTACCTTTCTGCTAGTGATTCCTGTTGATTAATCCACTTGTGTTTCCAGAATCTAATTTTCTCTCCATCTCCCACCTTCCACCTcatgttattttgaataaccATTCCCTATTGTGATTGATTAAAAGCGTGTTTTAGATCCCTCCACTAAACAGATTGCTTTGCTGAGTTTCCTGTTTCTTTAAGGTTCCTCCATCCACCATATTTCGATTTCAGAACTTTGGTCCACAGCTCACCATTTTCTTGCATTAATTGCCACTTCCATTTTCCAAGTAGTGCGAGGTTGAATGCTTCAATATCCTTGATGCCCAAGCCAGCCTTTTCTTTTGGTAAGCATACCGATTTCCATTAAATCCATGCAATCCTTTTGTGAATTGCCTTCCTTCATAAAAAACTTCGCTGCAACTTTAAAAATTGCCTTCTGAATTTCTTCATCCATGAAAGGTGCCAGAAGCTCGTTATTCTGCTGTTGATTAACAGTTTGAAACCTGATTCTATCAATCTTGGGT contains:
- the LOC100793126 gene encoding PHD finger protein ALFIN-LIKE 2-like, coding for MEMTSTPRTVEEIFKDYTARRTAIVRALSQDVDEFYGLCDPDKENLCLYGHPNETWEVTLPAEEVPPELPEPALGINFARDGMNRRDWLSLVAVHSDSWLLSVAFYLGARLNRNERKRLFSLINDLPTVFEVVTERKPVKDKPTADSGSKSRGSTKRSSDGQVKSNPKFADEGYEEEDEHSETLCGSCGGNYNADEFWIGCDICERWFHGKCVKITPAKAESIKQYKCPSCSLRRGRP